A region of Gemmatimonadota bacterium DNA encodes the following proteins:
- the smpB gene encoding SsrA-binding protein SmpB yields the protein MARASERQIAEPNGADGIKVIVVNRKARHDYHFLETWEAGIVLTGTEVKSLRAGKIALTDSYAAVDNGEVYLYNVHVSPYEQGSHFNHEPTRRRKLLLHRSEIRKLIGRVVEKGLTLIPTRFYFKRGRAKVEIALAKGKRDYDRRRTIMERDAQRDMERTLKGRP from the coding sequence ATGGCCAGAGCATCAGAACGTCAAATCGCCGAACCCAACGGGGCCGACGGCATCAAGGTCATCGTAGTTAACCGGAAGGCGCGGCACGACTACCATTTCCTGGAGACCTGGGAGGCGGGGATCGTGCTGACCGGCACGGAGGTGAAATCGCTGCGGGCGGGCAAGATCGCCCTGACGGACAGCTACGCCGCGGTCGATAACGGCGAGGTCTACTTGTACAACGTCCACGTCTCGCCATACGAGCAGGGAAGCCATTTCAACCACGAGCCGACCCGCCGACGCAAGCTGCTCCTGCATCGCTCGGAAATTCGCAAGCTGATCGGCCGGGTCGTGGAAAAGGGACTCACCCTCATCCCCACGAGGTTTTATTTCAAACGGGGACGCGCCAAGGTGGAAATCGCCCTGGCCAAGGGGAAGCGGGACTACGATCGCAGACGGACCATCATGGAACGGGACGCCCAGCGGGACATGGAACGCACATTGAAGGGGCGTCCATGA
- a CDS encoding inorganic diphosphatase, giving the protein MFIGKTVDVKLDRPLGSRHPEHDFTYPVNYGFVPGVPGLDAEELDAYVLGVDSPVKCFTGRCIAVIRRSDDADDKLVVVPDGEYFTDERIRDLTEFQERYFESSILREGMKSQ; this is encoded by the coding sequence ATGTTCATCGGTAAGACGGTCGATGTCAAGCTAGACCGACCCCTCGGTTCCCGGCATCCCGAACATGATTTCACTTACCCGGTGAACTACGGATTCGTTCCCGGCGTGCCGGGCTTGGACGCCGAAGAGTTGGATGCCTACGTGCTGGGCGTGGACAGCCCGGTCAAGTGTTTCACGGGCCGGTGTATCGCGGTGATCCGGAGATCGGATGATGCAGATGACAAGCTCGTGGTAGTTCCCGATGGCGAGTATTTCACCGATGAGAGAATCCGCGACCTTACGGAGTTCCAGGAACGATACTTCGAGTCATCCATATTGCGAGAAGGCATGAAATCCCAATGA
- a CDS encoding MFS transporter, which yields MRPGTLADYSILLALWFMMFAASSQTMIMTPLMPIVQTQFAVPSEYLGTLVTAYAVMLGICALITGPLSDAVGRRRILMVGTGAMCGTLFLHSFVTDYLSLLLVRAVSGMAAGVLSGVAPAYIGDHFPSERRGWANGVVMTAIAFGQIVGIPAGTILADRFDFATAFICFSIPMALSFVLVCTLVQQPVVARTRLSGIGSVVKRYTSMFTAPETAAAIGAYCVMFMGIAFYVIYLVVWTKEAFGVSGDEVASLFVVSGIASVIVGPWAGRLSDRCGRKVMIVGACLGLFLLMSLTTAIMTEFWIAYPLFFTIMLLVSARMGPFQALLSEIVPAERRGSLMSLSIATGQLAMGLCSAAAGIVYTEVGYVFSSAIGGAGMLVMAFIIWRYIPETRKA from the coding sequence ATGCGCCCGGGTACGCTGGCCGACTACAGCATCCTGCTGGCACTGTGGTTCATGATGTTCGCCGCGAGCAGCCAGACGATGATCATGACGCCACTAATGCCCATTGTACAGACGCAATTCGCGGTGCCCTCGGAATACCTGGGCACGCTGGTCACCGCCTACGCCGTCATGCTGGGCATCTGCGCGTTGATCACCGGCCCCCTGTCGGATGCAGTCGGCAGGCGCCGGATTCTCATGGTCGGCACCGGTGCCATGTGTGGGACCCTGTTCCTGCACAGCTTCGTTACGGACTACCTCTCGCTGCTGCTGGTCCGGGCGGTGTCCGGGATGGCAGCCGGCGTGCTGAGCGGCGTGGCGCCGGCCTATATCGGGGATCACTTCCCATCTGAAAGGCGGGGGTGGGCCAACGGCGTGGTCATGACCGCCATCGCATTCGGGCAGATCGTGGGTATCCCGGCTGGAACGATCCTTGCCGATCGCTTCGATTTCGCCACGGCCTTCATCTGCTTCTCCATACCCATGGCGCTTTCGTTCGTGCTGGTCTGCACGCTGGTCCAGCAGCCCGTCGTCGCCCGGACGCGCCTTTCTGGTATCGGATCTGTCGTCAAGCGGTACACTTCCATGTTCACGGCACCGGAGACCGCGGCGGCCATTGGCGCATACTGTGTGATGTTCATGGGAATTGCCTTCTACGTCATCTACCTGGTCGTGTGGACCAAGGAGGCCTTCGGGGTGTCGGGCGACGAGGTAGCATCCCTGTTCGTGGTCTCCGGCATCGCCAGCGTGATCGTGGGACCCTGGGCGGGGCGCTTATCGGACCGGTGCGGCCGGAAAGTCATGATCGTAGGCGCCTGCCTGGGCCTCTTCCTCCTCATGTCGCTGACGACGGCCATCATGACGGAATTCTGGATCGCCTATCCGCTCTTCTTTACCATCATGTTGCTCGTGTCCGCCCGCATGGGCCCTTTTCAGGCGCTGCTTTCCGAGATCGTTCCGGCGGAACGGCGCGGTTCGCTAATGAGCCTGAGTATCGCGACCGGTCAACTGGCTATGGGACTGTGCAGCGCGGCCGCGGGTATTGTGTATACCGAGGTGGGTTACGTCTTCAGTTCGGCGATCGGAGGCGCGGGGATGCTCGTCATGGCATTCATCATCTGGCGGTATATACCCGAAACGCGGAAGGCGTAA
- a CDS encoding alpha/beta hydrolase, translated as MEKRTGFVEANDGVRLYYEDTGRGKPIVLIHGGGLSLGWWSKQVPALSRRFRVIAVDTRGNGRSDKTPWGHRTARYAADVREIIESLDLREVTLIGWSIGARTVLSYIELFRDYRLKGVVLVDEVPSIEVHDPPEPETEPPPEDETKRRRWQLRKMFVSYDVSDGELDRFLAESRENTPAQGVTLGPDYRAQDWRPMLPSIDLPVLITTGRKSGAFPGCQYMFEHIPGARMEVFERSGHVLFYEEPDRFNAVVSEFVDALHADSA; from the coding sequence TTGGAGAAACGCACAGGTTTCGTCGAAGCCAACGACGGCGTCCGGCTGTACTATGAAGACACGGGTCGAGGAAAACCCATTGTCCTGATCCACGGCGGCGGTTTGAGCCTGGGTTGGTGGAGCAAACAGGTCCCCGCCCTGAGCCGGCGATTCCGGGTTATCGCGGTGGACACCCGGGGCAACGGCCGGTCGGACAAGACGCCGTGGGGCCATCGCACGGCCCGGTACGCTGCGGACGTGCGGGAAATCATCGAATCCCTCGACCTCCGCGAAGTCACGCTCATCGGCTGGTCCATCGGCGCCCGGACGGTCCTTTCCTACATAGAACTCTTCAGGGATTACAGGCTCAAAGGGGTTGTGCTGGTCGACGAGGTGCCCAGTATCGAAGTCCACGACCCGCCCGAACCCGAGACCGAACCCCCGCCGGAGGACGAGACGAAGCGCAGGCGCTGGCAACTCAGGAAGATGTTCGTCTCTTACGATGTCTCCGACGGCGAACTGGACAGGTTCCTCGCGGAGAGCAGGGAAAACACGCCGGCCCAGGGCGTCACGCTCGGCCCCGATTACCGGGCGCAGGACTGGCGTCCCATGCTGCCTTCCATCGATCTTCCGGTCCTGATCACGACGGGTCGCAAAAGCGGCGCCTTTCCGGGCTGCCAGTACATGTTCGAACACATCCCGGGCGCCCGGATGGAAGTCTTCGAGCGCAGCGGCCACGTGCTGTTCTACGAGGAGCCCGACCGGTTCAACGCTGTCGTCTCCGAATTCGTGGACGCGCTGCATGCGGATTCGGCCTGA